The following coding sequences lie in one Glycine max cultivar Williams 82 chromosome 19, Glycine_max_v4.0, whole genome shotgun sequence genomic window:
- the LOC100500419 gene encoding uncharacterized protein LOC100500419, giving the protein MKSCISLRLRLSLPPARKAWKSFTSTLGKLHKSKSKAMKKPRKHYSKTTTKKVTKAPPKFLATKRFRSKKLALATVRSFIFGFHKKPAPVYIDKLFREPSCDLVGHLKPQTAHKPRTERLSGGEETTKGCGSCSSDDVWESLALASPQMQGIDERAEEFITRFRQEMAEQEMIARNL; this is encoded by the coding sequence ATGAAATCCTGCATAAGCCTAAGGCTAAGGCTAAGCCTTCCACCTGCTAGAAAGGCATGGAAGAGCTTCACTTCCACCCTTGGTAAGCTTCATAAGTCCAAATCCAAAGCCATGAAGAAACCTAGAAAGCATTATTCAAAAACTACCACTAAAAAGGTTACCAAGGCCCCTCCTAAGTTCCTTGCTACCAAACGTTTTCGCAGCAAAAAGTTAGCCTTAGCCACAGTGAGAAGCTTCATCTTCGGGTTCCACAAGAAGCCTGCACCTGTGTATATTGACAAGCTCTTTAGAGAGCCTTCATGTGACTTGGTGGGGCATTTGAAGCCACAGACAGCACACAAGCCACGAACTGAAAGGCTCTCTGGGGGAGAAGAAACAACAAAGGGTTGTGGATCTTGCAGTTCAGATGACGTGTGGGAATCTTTGGCTTTAGCTTCACCTCAAATGCAAGGAATAGATGAACGAGCAGAGGAGTTCATCACTAGATTCAGACAAGAGATGGCAGAGCAAGAGATGATAGCAAGAAATTTGTAG
- the LOC100804154 gene encoding protein root UVB sensitive 2, chloroplastic isoform X3 gives MAGSFMNKFFPSGYPYSVNEGYLRYTQFRALQHVTSAALSVLSTQSLLFAAGLRPTPAQATAVSWILKDGMQHVGKLICSNWGARMDSEPKRWRLLGWAADVLYDIGIGLEVLSPLCPHLFLEMAGLGNFAKGMAVVAARATRLPIYSSFAKEGNLSDLFAKGEAFSTLFNVVGIGVGIQLASTICASIQGKLVAGPLLSIIHLYSVSEEMRATPINTLNPRRTAMVVADFLKAGIVSSPADLRYRDNLLFNVQVKEDTGNVRVGKNVHKVIKPSRLLELKQVFPEEKFLLNFGNKCIDMVLEQDASGEDALRGWLVAAYAARTESSSHELSATSVLHEAYEKMNGVFPVFLRELQNKGWHTDRFLDGTGSRFSF, from the exons ATGGCTGGATCTTTCATGAATAAATTTTTCCCCTCAGGATATCCgtacag TGTGAATGAAGGCTATCTTAGATACACGCAGTTTCGAGCTTTGCAACATGTTACCAGTGCAGCACTATCGGTGCTATCAACTCAG TCCTTGCTATTCGCTGCAGGGTTGCGGCCCACTCCTGCGCAAGCAACTGCTGTTAGTTGG ATTTTAAAGGATGGAATGCAACATGTAGGGAAGCTAATATGTAGCAATTGGGGTGCTAGAATGGATTCTGAACCTAAACGTTGGAGACTACTAGGTTGGGCTG CTGATGTGCTCTATGATATAGGCATTGGCTTGGAAGTGCTTTCTCCATTATGCCcgcatctttttcttgaaatgGCAGGCTTAGGAAATTTTGCAaag GGGATGGCTGTTGTTGCAGCAAGAGCAACAAGGTTGCCTATATATTCTTCATTTGCTAAAGAAGGAAATCTCAGCGACCTATTTGCTAAAGGAGAGGCTTTTTCAACTCTCTTTAATGTTGTTGGAATTGGAGTAGGAATTCAATTAGCATCTACCATTTGTGCATCAATACAGGGAAAG TTGGTTGCGGGTCCTCTCCTTTCAATTATACATTTATACAGTGTGTCTGAAGAAATGAGAGCAACTCCTATCAATACGTTGAATCCACGAAGAACTGCAATGGTTGTGGCTGATTTTCTCAAG GCAGGAATTGTATCGAGCCCTGCTGATTTGAGATATCGAGATAATCTGCTGTTCAATGTGCAAGTCAAAGAAGACACTGGAAACGTAAGAGTGGGGAAGAATGTGCACAAGGTCATTAAGCCTTCCAGGCTTCTTGAATTAAAACAAGTGTTCCCCGAGGAGaaatttctcttaaattttGGGAATAAATGCATTGACATGGTATTGGAACAAGATGCTAGTGGTGAAGATGCACTGAGAGGGTGGCTAGTTGCTGCATATGCTGCACGAACTGAGAGTTCCTCTCATGAGCTCAGTGCTACTAGTGTCCTGCATGAGGCTTATGAGAAAATGAATGGTGTCTTTCCTGTATTCTTAAGGGAATTACAGAACAAAGGGTGGCACACTGATCGGTTTTTGGATGGAACTGGGAGCCGTTTTTCATTCTAG
- the LOC100804154 gene encoding protein root UVB sensitive 2, chloroplastic isoform X1 has protein sequence MDMGKKEGEAPVLWFETSDSVCCQHQFEPDGRLSVVIVDDSRPLYQRMAGSFMNKFFPSGYPYSVNEGYLRYTQFRALQHVTSAALSVLSTQSLLFAAGLRPTPAQATAVSWILKDGMQHVGKLICSNWGARMDSEPKRWRLLGWAADVLYDIGIGLEVLSPLCPHLFLEMAGLGNFAKGMAVVAARATRLPIYSSFAKEGNLSDLFAKGEAFSTLFNVVGIGVGIQLASTICASIQGKLVAGPLLSIIHLYSVSEEMRATPINTLNPRRTAMVVADFLKAGIVSSPADLRYRDNLLFNVQVKEDTGNVRVGKNVHKVIKPSRLLELKQVFPEEKFLLNFGNKCIDMVLEQDASGEDALRGWLVAAYAARTESSSHELSATSVLHEAYEKMNGVFPVFLRELQNKGWHTDRFLDGTGSRFSF, from the exons ATGGATATG GGGAAGAAAGAAGGTGAAGCCCCCGTGTTGTGGTTCGAAACCTCTGACTCTGTCTGTTGCCAACACCAGTTTGAACCCGATGGTCGACTCTCC GTAGTGATTGTTGATGATTCCAGGCCCCTATACCAAAGGATGGCTGGATCTTTCATGAATAAATTTTTCCCCTCAGGATATCCgtacag TGTGAATGAAGGCTATCTTAGATACACGCAGTTTCGAGCTTTGCAACATGTTACCAGTGCAGCACTATCGGTGCTATCAACTCAG TCCTTGCTATTCGCTGCAGGGTTGCGGCCCACTCCTGCGCAAGCAACTGCTGTTAGTTGG ATTTTAAAGGATGGAATGCAACATGTAGGGAAGCTAATATGTAGCAATTGGGGTGCTAGAATGGATTCTGAACCTAAACGTTGGAGACTACTAGGTTGGGCTG CTGATGTGCTCTATGATATAGGCATTGGCTTGGAAGTGCTTTCTCCATTATGCCcgcatctttttcttgaaatgGCAGGCTTAGGAAATTTTGCAaag GGGATGGCTGTTGTTGCAGCAAGAGCAACAAGGTTGCCTATATATTCTTCATTTGCTAAAGAAGGAAATCTCAGCGACCTATTTGCTAAAGGAGAGGCTTTTTCAACTCTCTTTAATGTTGTTGGAATTGGAGTAGGAATTCAATTAGCATCTACCATTTGTGCATCAATACAGGGAAAG TTGGTTGCGGGTCCTCTCCTTTCAATTATACATTTATACAGTGTGTCTGAAGAAATGAGAGCAACTCCTATCAATACGTTGAATCCACGAAGAACTGCAATGGTTGTGGCTGATTTTCTCAAG GCAGGAATTGTATCGAGCCCTGCTGATTTGAGATATCGAGATAATCTGCTGTTCAATGTGCAAGTCAAAGAAGACACTGGAAACGTAAGAGTGGGGAAGAATGTGCACAAGGTCATTAAGCCTTCCAGGCTTCTTGAATTAAAACAAGTGTTCCCCGAGGAGaaatttctcttaaattttGGGAATAAATGCATTGACATGGTATTGGAACAAGATGCTAGTGGTGAAGATGCACTGAGAGGGTGGCTAGTTGCTGCATATGCTGCACGAACTGAGAGTTCCTCTCATGAGCTCAGTGCTACTAGTGTCCTGCATGAGGCTTATGAGAAAATGAATGGTGTCTTTCCTGTATTCTTAAGGGAATTACAGAACAAAGGGTGGCACACTGATCGGTTTTTGGATGGAACTGGGAGCCGTTTTTCATTCTAG
- the LOC100804154 gene encoding protein root UVB sensitive 2, chloroplastic isoform X2, protein MDMGKKEGEAPVLWFETSDSVCCQHQFEPDGRLSVVIVDDSRPLYQRMAGSFMNKFFPSGYPYSVNEGYLRYTQFRALQHVTSAALSVLSTQSLLFAAGLRPTPAQATAVSWILKDGMQHVGKLICSNWGARMDSEPKRWRLLADVLYDIGIGLEVLSPLCPHLFLEMAGLGNFAKGMAVVAARATRLPIYSSFAKEGNLSDLFAKGEAFSTLFNVVGIGVGIQLASTICASIQGKLVAGPLLSIIHLYSVSEEMRATPINTLNPRRTAMVVADFLKAGIVSSPADLRYRDNLLFNVQVKEDTGNVRVGKNVHKVIKPSRLLELKQVFPEEKFLLNFGNKCIDMVLEQDASGEDALRGWLVAAYAARTESSSHELSATSVLHEAYEKMNGVFPVFLRELQNKGWHTDRFLDGTGSRFSF, encoded by the exons ATGGATATG GGGAAGAAAGAAGGTGAAGCCCCCGTGTTGTGGTTCGAAACCTCTGACTCTGTCTGTTGCCAACACCAGTTTGAACCCGATGGTCGACTCTCC GTAGTGATTGTTGATGATTCCAGGCCCCTATACCAAAGGATGGCTGGATCTTTCATGAATAAATTTTTCCCCTCAGGATATCCgtacag TGTGAATGAAGGCTATCTTAGATACACGCAGTTTCGAGCTTTGCAACATGTTACCAGTGCAGCACTATCGGTGCTATCAACTCAG TCCTTGCTATTCGCTGCAGGGTTGCGGCCCACTCCTGCGCAAGCAACTGCTGTTAGTTGG ATTTTAAAGGATGGAATGCAACATGTAGGGAAGCTAATATGTAGCAATTGGGGTGCTAGAATGGATTCTGAACCTAAACGTTGGAGACTACTAG CTGATGTGCTCTATGATATAGGCATTGGCTTGGAAGTGCTTTCTCCATTATGCCcgcatctttttcttgaaatgGCAGGCTTAGGAAATTTTGCAaag GGGATGGCTGTTGTTGCAGCAAGAGCAACAAGGTTGCCTATATATTCTTCATTTGCTAAAGAAGGAAATCTCAGCGACCTATTTGCTAAAGGAGAGGCTTTTTCAACTCTCTTTAATGTTGTTGGAATTGGAGTAGGAATTCAATTAGCATCTACCATTTGTGCATCAATACAGGGAAAG TTGGTTGCGGGTCCTCTCCTTTCAATTATACATTTATACAGTGTGTCTGAAGAAATGAGAGCAACTCCTATCAATACGTTGAATCCACGAAGAACTGCAATGGTTGTGGCTGATTTTCTCAAG GCAGGAATTGTATCGAGCCCTGCTGATTTGAGATATCGAGATAATCTGCTGTTCAATGTGCAAGTCAAAGAAGACACTGGAAACGTAAGAGTGGGGAAGAATGTGCACAAGGTCATTAAGCCTTCCAGGCTTCTTGAATTAAAACAAGTGTTCCCCGAGGAGaaatttctcttaaattttGGGAATAAATGCATTGACATGGTATTGGAACAAGATGCTAGTGGTGAAGATGCACTGAGAGGGTGGCTAGTTGCTGCATATGCTGCACGAACTGAGAGTTCCTCTCATGAGCTCAGTGCTACTAGTGTCCTGCATGAGGCTTATGAGAAAATGAATGGTGTCTTTCCTGTATTCTTAAGGGAATTACAGAACAAAGGGTGGCACACTGATCGGTTTTTGGATGGAACTGGGAGCCGTTTTTCATTCTAG
- the LOC100802214 gene encoding myb-related protein Myb4-like, which produces MGRAPCCEKMGLKRGPWTPEEDQILINYINTYGHANWRALPKLAGLLRCGKSCRLRWINYLRPDIKRGNFTREEEDTIISLHEMLGNRWSAIAARLSGRTDNEIKNVWHTHLKKRLPQNYQQSHHTKKRSKKQPPKLDADASKSNQDAKLEQQDPVNIHGSNSEDMMMPLSPPHCSSDMSSSLTTSDNNSNVNIINNNHDMSLNVNDYDIDTPENNLALDEDFWSEVLSSDNSGVTSGFPTLDYDQFQPMSPLVTEEGVLIDCSSSTCDDGMDFWCNVYSRAEEFTQLLEL; this is translated from the exons ATGGGGAGAGCTCCATGCTGTGAGAAAATGGGGTTGAAGAGAGGGCCATGGACTCCAGAAGAAGATCAAATTCTCATCAATTACATCAACACTTATGGCCATGCTAATTGGCGTGCACTGCCCAAACTAGCTG GGCTATTAAGGTGTGGAAAGAGTTGTAGACTCCGGTGGATAAATTATCTGAGACCGGACATCAAACGGGGCAACTTTACCAGAGAAGAAGAGGACACTATAATCAGTTTGCATGAAATGTTGGGAAACAg ATGGTCGGCTATTGCGGCAAGGTTGTCAGGGAGAACAGACAACGAGATAAAAAACGTGTGGCACACCCACTTGAAGAAGAGGCTGCCACAAAATTACCAACAAAGCCATCACACTAAAAAACGAAGCAAAAAACAACCACCAAAGTTGGATGCGGACGCCTCCAAATCCAACCAAGACGCCAAACTAGAACAACAAGACCCCGTTAATATTCATGGATCGAACTCTGAGGACATGATGATGCCACTATCTCCTCCTCATTGTTCTAGCGACATGTCCTCCTCCCTCACCACCAGTGACAACAATAGTAacgttaatattattaataataatcatgATATGTCCTTAAATGTTAATGATTATGATATTGACACCCCAGAGAATAATCTTGCATTGGACGAGGATTTCTGGTCGGAAGTTTTGTCATCTGATAATTCCGGCGTGACAAGCGGATTTCCGACCCTTGACTATGATCAGTTTCAACCAATGTCTCCTCTAGTGACAGAAGAAGGGGTCCTTATAGATTGTTCGTCGAGTACGTGCGACGATGGCATGGATTTTTGGTGCAATGTTTACTCGAGAGCTGAGGAATTTACCCAGTTACTGGAATTGTGA
- the GY7 gene encoding glycinin subunit G7 precursor, whose translation MFNHSALHYYFLLFFTCTCLARQQCQFKQECQLDTIHALKPDNLIESQGGVTETWNASHPELCCAGVAFIKRTINPNGLHLPSYVNYPELHFVLQGEGVLGIVIPGCDETFEEPQREREHDRHQKVRYLKQGDIFAVPPGIPYWTYNYANVSLVVITLLDTANFENQLDRVPRRFYLAGNPKEEHPCGRKQEEGNNINMFGGFDPRFLAEASNVKVGITKKLQSHIGDQIIKVEKGLSIIRPPLEHEVREAEVEEKPKTREHCECQKERKHKEGEGEEEVVQEKEIRKRKHHIGEHEGCGECEDKEEEEQSRSRERGEWHEHKGQQHGKEKGRERYKEGGEGRVRSNVLEEILCTLKLHENIADPSHADIFNPRAGRVRTINSLTLPVLKLLRLSAQWVKLYKSGIYVPHWSMNANSVAYVTSGGGWVQVVNSQGKSVFSGAVGRGRVVVVPQNFAVAIQAGRDGMEYIVFRTNDRAMMGTLVGPTSAITAIPGEVLANAFGLSPEEVSELKNNRKEAVLSSPASHHSPNPLIVTM comes from the exons ATGTTTAACCATTCTGCGCTCCATTATTATTTTCTCCTCTTCTTCACGTGCACGTGCTTAGCACGACAGCAATGCCAGTTCAAGCAGGAGTGCCAACTCGATACCATCCATGCACTGAAACCTGACAACCTCATCGAATCCCAAGGTGGTGTCACAGAGACATGGAACGCTAGCCACCCTGAGCTATGTTGCGCTGGCGTCGCCTTTATCAAGCGCACCATCAACCCCAATGGCCTTCACTTGCCATCCTACGTTAATTACCCCGAACTCCATTTCGTACTCCAAG GTGAGGGAGTGTTGGGAATTGTAATTCCTGGTTGTGACGAAACTTTTGAAGAGCCACAACGGGAGAGGGAACATGATCGCCACCAGAAGGTTCGTTACCTGAAGCAGGGTGACATATTCGCAGTTCCACCTGGAATTCCTTACTGGACCTACAACTACGCCAATGTTTCTCTTGTTGTAATTACCCTCCTTGACACTGCCAATTTCGAAAACCAGCTTGATCGTGTCCCCAGA AGATTCTATCTTGCTGGGAACCCAAAAGAAGAGCACCCTTGTGGACGCAAGCAAGAAGAAGGTAACAATATAAACATGTTCGGTGGTTTCGACCCACGGTTCTTAGCAGAAGCATCGAACGTGAAGGTGGGGATAACAAAGAAGCTTCAGTCACACATAGGTGACCAAATCATAAAAGTGGAAAAAGGTCTTAGCATTATCAGGCCACCCTTGGAACACGAAGTTAGAGAAGCAGAAGTAGAAGAAAAACCCAAGACCCGAGAACACTGTGAAtgccaaaaagaaagaaaacacaaagaaggagaaggagaagaagaggtggtacaagagaaagaaataagaaagcGCAAGCACCACATAGGAGAACACGAGGGATGTGGTGAATGCGAAGataaagaagaggaagagcaaAGTAGAAGCCGAGAACGCGGCGAGTGGCATGAACATAAAGGACAACAacatggaaaagaaaaaggaagagagagatatAAGGAAGGTGGTGAAGGGAGAGTGCGTAGCAATGTGTTGGAAGAAATCTTGTGCACTTTGAAGCTGCACGAGAACATTGCTGACCCATCACACGCCGACATATTCAACCCTAGAGCTGGTCGCGTACGCACCATCAATAGCTTGACCCTCCCCGTTCTCAAATTGCTCCGTCTCAGCGCCCAATGGGTTAAACTCTACAAG AGTGGTATTTACGTGCCACACTGGAGCATGAACGCAAACAGCGTGGCCTACGTGACGAGTGGAGGAGGGTGGGTTCAGGTGGTGAACTCCCAGGGAAAGTCGGTGTTCAGCGGCGCTGTTGGAAGGGGTCGAGTGGTGGTGGTGCCGCAGAACTTTGCGGTGGCGATACAAGCCGGGAGGGATGGGATGGAGTACATAGTTTTCAGAACAAACGACAGAGCCATGATGGGGACGCTGGTGGGGCCCACTTCGGCCATCACTGCCATCCCAGGAGAAGTGCTTGCGAATGCTTTTGGGCTGAGCCCGGAGGAAGTGAGCGAGCTCAAGAATAATAGAAAGGAGGCTGTTTTGTCTAGCCCTGCTTCTCATCACTCTCCAAATCCCCTCATTGTCACCAtgtaa